A single genomic interval of Malania oleifera isolate guangnan ecotype guangnan chromosome 11, ASM2987363v1, whole genome shotgun sequence harbors:
- the LOC131168190 gene encoding UPF0481 protein At3g47200-like gives MAAPEEVTFMEEFSAKESAVAGENAASLHRSGNSPAVVSDECEMLSIVIHREASSCPPDTTDQWLQSMMKDGSTSNKKQKPRIQKVPRMLRKIESNENCYEPQVVSIGPYHHGKLELEAVEKLKVPMARDYIQSCNTSKLSVREMYDKVAAVAVEARQCYAKDATEGLDDEAFAQMMFLDGCFILQFIYCYEENKHAEMKMRSLDIAFVRRDLFLLENQLPFLVLKELVSLRFEQKEGINKINSFIEHTRALPPPGKPGWRQRIENCIDDCNFLKKPLENSKNQPVDEEGPAHLLDLLRAQLINLPDKKIATKSISRSSLWHSYRSVKELKTAGIKFRPSNTQCYTDIRFEQGCVEGFVKLPPVTVDDSTKSTLLNLVAYEACPDAPDDLGVTSYICFMDSLIDHAEDVKELRSKGILLNFLGSDQQVADLFNEIANDLVDNPELHKEVKTQIEEHHKNKMRVWIKEGLHTHFSSPWTVLAFLGAIVAIVLTSVQTYYAVFPQK, from the coding sequence ATGGCAGCTCCCGAGGAGGTGACTTTTATGGAAGAGTTCTCTGCAAAAGAGAGTGCAGTAGCCGGAGAAAATGCAGCTTCACTACACAGAAGTGGCAATTCGCCTGCTGTCGTATCTGATGAGTGTGAAATGCTGAGCATTGTAATCCACCGGGAAGCAAGTTCCTGCCCTCCTGATACTACAGACCAGTGGTTGCAATCCATGATGAAGGATGGGTCTACAAGCAATAAAAAACAAAAGCCCAGGATACAGAAGGTCCCGAGGATGCTGCGCAAGATCGAATCCAACGAGAATTGCTACGAACCGCAGGTGGTTTCAATTGGTCCTTACCACCATGGGAAGCTGGAGCTCGAAGCAGTGGAGAAGCTCAAGGTTCCAATGGCACGAGATTACATCCAAAGCTGTAATACCAGTAAGTTGTCAGTTCGTGAGATGTATGACAAGGTTGCAGCGGTGGCGGTTGAAGCAAGGCAGTGCTATGCGAAGGACGCAACAGAAGGCCTGGACGATGAGGCCTTTGCTCAGATGATGTTCCTGGACGGCTGCTTCATTCTCCAGTTCATTTATTGTTATGAAGAAAACAAGCATGCAGAAATGAAGATGAGAAGCCTGGACATTGCTTTCGTGCGGCGGGACTTGTTCTTGTTGGAGAATCAACTCCCTTTTCTGGTCCTCAAGGAGCTGGTGAGCTTGAGGTTTGAACAAAAAGAGGGGATAAATAAGATCAACAGTTTCATTGAGCATACGAGGGCACTCCCCCCTCCGGGAAAGCCTGGATGGAGACAGAGAATTGAAAATTGCATCGACGACTGTAACTTCTTAAAAAAGCCTCTGGAAAACAGCAAAAATCAGCCCGTAGATGAAGAAGGACCAGCTCACCTACTTGACCTACTACGGGCTCAACTCATCAACTTGCCGGATAAAAAAATTGCTACCAAGTCAATTAGTAGAAGCAGTTTGTGGCACTCATATCGATCAGTAAAGGAGCTGAAGACGGCGGGAATCAAATTTAGGCCCAGCAATACACAGTGTTACACAGACATCAGGTTTGAGCAGGGTTGCGTGGAAGGATTTGTCAAACTCCCTCCAGTTACTGTAGATGACTCAACCAAGTCCACTCTTCTGAACTTGGTAGCCTACGAGGCATGCCCTGATGCCCCTGATGACTTGGGGGTCACCTCTTACATATGCTTCATGGATTCACTGATTGATCATGCAGAGGACGTGAAGGAGCTGCGATCCAAGGGCATACTCTTGAACTTCCTGGGCAGCGACCAGCAGGTGGCTGATCTGTTCAACGAGATAGCCAACGATTTGGTGGACAATCCTGAGCTTCACAAGGAAGTCAAGACGCAGATTGAGGAACATCACAAGAACAAGATGAGAGTATGGATAAAGGAGGGGCTGCACACCCATTTCAGTAGCCCTTGGACTGTTCTGGCTTTCTTGGGTGCTATTGTTGCAATTGTTCTGACTTCTGTTCAAACTTACTATGCAGTCTTCCCTCAGAAGTAA